TGAGCCAAACTCCTTGACCTGATGCTTCCTTCACCCGGCGCGCGGAACTCACACTCTGCGTGCGCGATCGATCTCCCCATGAGGAGAACGGACTCACCGCACCTTGCTTCGCTGCTCCCTTAACCCGCTAGAACCTGCCGATCAGAAGCATATTTTCAGCTGAGGTAAACCTGACCATTGCTCATACTCTCGTCGATTATGATTCCCGGTAGTAGTGATGAGTAGCTATATCTTCTATGGGACGGCTCGCCGGTAGAAGTTGATCTGGGGGATGAGACAGACGATGTCTCGACTTCCATCACGCAGTGAGGTGGTTGAAAATGGCTCAGAAGGTAGAAGTGGTTCTAGTAGATGATCTCGACGGCAGTGAGGCGAAAGAGACCGTCGCCTTTGGTCTGGATGCTCGGTTCTATGAGATCGACCTCAGTGAAGAACACGCCAAAGAACTGCGCGAGACACTGAAGAAGTACGTCCGAAAGGGACGCGCGACCGCTCCACCTTCCCCACAGAACGAGGCCCGCCAAATTCGCGAGTGGGCCGTGAAGAACGGTCACAAGGTCTCCGCCAGAGGGCGTCTGCACCGCGACATTGTTGAGGCCTACCGCAACGCCAAGAAGCGCTAACTAGATAACCCTCTAGTCAACGCGGCGGCCCTGGAACAGAGCTTCTGTTCCAGGGCCGCTTGTTTGTGCCCACGAATTACTGGCGCGCCTCTGATGCTTCAACTATGACACCAGATCTCGAGATGCTCCCCTTCTTCGGTTCGACCGCTGCGAGCTTCCCAGCGGGTGCGACTTTGAAACTGAAGGCCCGGTGGGGGCACCTCGTTCTGGGCAGACCACCAGATGATGCTCTTTTCGGTCTTGAGACGCGACTGGCGCTGGATCCCCCTGGATCCAGCGCCAGTCAGTCCTCACCGACCCGGGCTGCCGATCAACCCGGGTCGCGTGGTGAGAACTACTCCCCTGCGTCCACCGTCCTGCGTCGTGATCGCATGAGGGCAACGATCCCGACAGTCAAGACCAACAGGGCAAGGGCAAGGATCCCAGCCATGGTGGTACCGGTGGTCGCCAGAGGTCCTTGATCCGACTGTTCTGCCTCCGGCAGCTCCAGTCGGTGATCATCTCCGCTACTCACGGGCTCTCCCGCCGGTGGTGTGCCGGTGGCCGTGGCGGTGTTATCCACGAACCCTGCACCCAGGTCACCGTCGGTCAGCGCGTAGCTGGCTTCGGCAGTCACTGTCTCACCTGGGGCGAGTACGCCTGCCTCGGAGGGCCATTCACCGTAGGTGATCTCGGAGAGTCCTTCGAGCTCGTCGGTGATGAACACCTCGCGCAGTGTGGTGTCACCGGTGTTGGTGACCTCGAACTGGTAGGTCGCTTCATCACCTTCGGACGCGGAGTCGGTGTCCTGGAGCGTCCCTGACTTCACCAGGGCGATACCAGGAGTCCCGGGAATGGGCTGCTGATGCTCATCCTCGTCGACCACGGGGTCCTCACCCTCGGGCGGGGTGCCCGTGACGCTGGCCTGGTTGTCGATCTGACCGGTAGCCAGGTCCGCCGCGGTGAGGTCGTAGACCGCCGTGGCGGTCACCGATTCACCTGGTGCCAGCACGAACTCTTCGTTGGGCCATCCGCCGTAGGTGACCTCAGAGAGGCCCTCCATCTCATCGGTGATGGACACCTCGCCCAGGGAGACGCTGCCAGTGTTGGTCACGATGAACGTGTACAGCATCTGATCCCCCGCGGCCGAGACTGCGCCGCGGTCGAGTTCACCGGTCTTGTCCAGAGAGATACCGGCCCCCGGAATCAGGGGCACGGTGACATCGTCTTCGTCCTGGACCGGCTCCTCAGACGGGGTGGTACCGGTCACGGTGGCAGTGTTCTCCACCTCTGCGGCGTCCACGTCGTCCTGGGTCAGCTGGTAGGTCGCCGTGGCGTCTACCGACTCACCCGGAGCCAGCGTGTTCTCCTCGTTCGGCCACTCGCCGAAGCTGACCTCGGAGAGCCCCTCGAGCTCATCGTCAATAGTCACGCCACTGAGGGTGACGTTGCCAGTGTTGGTGGCAGTGAAGGAGTAGGCCACCGTGTCACCGGCGGCACCTTCAACACCTTCGTTGAGCTGACCGGTCTTACTCAGTTCGATCATGCCCAGTTCAGGCAGCGGCTCCTCGTGAGTGCCCTCGTCGGTGACCGG
The nucleotide sequence above comes from Nesterenkonia halotolerans. Encoded proteins:
- a CDS encoding histone-like nucleoid-structuring protein Lsr2 — its product is MAQKVEVVLVDDLDGSEAKETVAFGLDARFYEIDLSEEHAKELRETLKKYVRKGRATAPPSPQNEARQIREWAVKNGHKVSARGRLHRDIVEAYRNAKKR